In Sulfitobacter sp. SK012, a single window of DNA contains:
- a CDS encoding phage holin family protein has protein sequence MNRISRNLITIYRTERLITRRRIAVVQQQTALMALAGLATLAGLILLNAALYFVLTTRVSPAVAAGVLALVNLALAGLLASVARRMSVEDAIAPAVEVRDMAITDLEAELEGMTLEARQTVNAIKGLGSNPLGSIATLLVPLLTAALKKKD, from the coding sequence ATGAATAGAATTAGCAGAAACCTAATCACAATCTACCGCACAGAACGGTTGATAACACGGCGTCGTATCGCTGTTGTTCAACAACAAACGGCCTTGATGGCGCTCGCAGGATTGGCGACACTGGCCGGGCTAATATTGCTAAATGCCGCGCTCTATTTTGTTCTTACAACACGGGTTTCCCCTGCTGTTGCGGCTGGAGTGCTTGCTTTGGTCAATCTTGCTCTCGCGGGCTTGCTTGCCTCTGTAGCCAGACGCATGAGCGTGGAAGACGCGATCGCGCCAGCCGTCGAAGTACGAGATATGGCGATTACCGATCTCGAAGCAGAGCTCGAAGGCATGACGCTAGAAGCACGCCAGACAGTTAATGCAATTAAAGGGCTGGGGTCTAATCCGCTTGGGTCTATAGCAACGCTTTTGGTCCCGCTCTTGACTGCCGCACTTAAGAAGAAGGACTGA
- a CDS encoding isocitrate lyase/PEP mutase family protein → MSLRARLRAADILIAPGVYDGLTATLATDAGFEALYLSGAAVAYTRLGRPDIGLSTASEMADTMALIADRTDLPVIMDADTGFGNALNARRTMLSYERAGAAALQVEDQSYPKRCGHLSDKSLVSRAEMADKIAAMADARRHDTLIIARTDAIAVEGFDAAVDRAGAYIEAGADVLFIEAPRDRNELGRITETFQGQVPLLANMVEGGATPISSAEALQEMGFDIVIFPGGIVRALARTAHDYYRSLKEAGSNIPFSDRMYDFDGLNQAIGTGEMLALGKLYDGTS, encoded by the coding sequence ATGAGCTTGCGCGCGCGTCTGCGCGCTGCAGATATCCTGATCGCACCGGGGGTCTACGATGGTCTCACGGCCACGCTTGCCACTGATGCGGGGTTTGAGGCGCTGTACCTGTCAGGGGCTGCTGTTGCCTATACCCGACTGGGCCGCCCTGACATCGGGCTGAGCACCGCAAGTGAAATGGCCGACACTATGGCATTGATTGCAGACCGAACTGACCTGCCGGTAATCATGGATGCCGATACAGGCTTTGGCAACGCGCTGAACGCGCGCCGCACCATGCTGTCTTACGAGCGCGCGGGTGCTGCAGCGCTGCAAGTCGAGGATCAGAGCTATCCCAAGCGGTGCGGGCATCTTTCTGACAAATCATTGGTATCGCGCGCCGAGATGGCGGATAAAATTGCGGCGATGGCCGATGCCCGCCGTCATGACACGCTAATCATCGCCCGTACCGATGCAATCGCAGTTGAGGGCTTCGACGCAGCCGTTGACCGTGCAGGTGCCTATATCGAGGCAGGCGCAGATGTGCTGTTCATCGAGGCGCCGCGCGACCGAAACGAGCTGGGCCGCATCACTGAGACGTTTCAGGGCCAGGTCCCCTTGCTTGCCAATATGGTGGAAGGGGGTGCCACCCCCATTTCTTCCGCCGAAGCCCTGCAAGAAATGGGTTTTGATATTGTCATCTTTCCAGGCGGCATTGTGCGGGCCTTGGCCCGCACGGCGCATGACTACTATCGCAGCTTGAAAGAGGCCGGATCGAACATACCGTTTTCGGACAGAATGTATGACTTTGACGGGTTGAACCAGGCCATTGGCACAGGCGAAATGCTAGCCTTGGGAAAGTTGTATGATGGCACGTCCTGA
- a CDS encoding cysteine hydrolase family protein, translated as MNAERTALLTIDLQNDFLHSEGAYGRAGQSAPAIAALPARIAPVRDALVKAGGTYISAQFTLVPGRGGAPLIAEHLKKLRPFLTTDDFTPGGFGHDLVDTLKPADFTIEKVAYSAFYQTRLEYILRAMEIETLIVGGIVTNGGVASTLRDAHLRDIHTVMLSDGCAAFKPEVHDATLISLGSVTRVMTCAEATALIGAAQ; from the coding sequence ATGAACGCCGAACGCACAGCGTTATTGACCATCGATTTGCAGAACGACTTTTTGCACTCCGAAGGAGCGTACGGGCGCGCAGGTCAATCTGCGCCCGCCATTGCCGCCCTGCCGGCGCGTATTGCCCCCGTGCGTGATGCGTTGGTGAAAGCAGGCGGTACTTATATCTCTGCTCAATTCACGCTTGTGCCCGGCCGTGGCGGTGCGCCCTTGATTGCAGAGCATTTGAAGAAACTGAGGCCTTTTCTAACGACAGATGACTTTACCCCCGGTGGTTTTGGTCATGATCTTGTGGACACGCTCAAGCCTGCGGATTTCACAATCGAGAAAGTTGCCTATTCCGCTTTCTACCAGACACGGTTGGAATACATCCTGCGCGCGATGGAGATCGAGACCCTCATCGTGGGCGGCATTGTAACCAACGGCGGCGTGGCCAGTACACTGCGCGATGCACATCTGCGCGATATCCACACCGTCATGCTGTCGGACGGTTGTGCTGCGTTCAAACCAGAGGTCCACGATGCAACGCTGATCTCTCTGGGGTCGGTCACACGCGTTATGACGTGCGCCGAGGCGACAGCACTGATCGGAGCGGCACAATGA
- a CDS encoding FAD-dependent oxidoreductase — protein MARPDIAAPLAEYDVDVGTLIIGAGAAGMIAALRAHEAGHDVLLIEADPLPSGSTALSAGLIPAAGTKLQLAAGIQDNPVMFAADIQHKAHDENEQALVDVLAQNAASVIDWLVETHGLSFSVVEDFDYPGHSRRRMHGLPTRSGAELIDALRGRIEHLGIPLICERRAVTLYAKEAHIHGVQVLRPDGATETIGANRVILACNGFGGNREMVTSYMPEIDSGLWFGHDGNNGDAISWGQKLGAATRHLGAYQGHGNVAHPHGILITWAVISEGGFQVNRHGNRFWNEAQGYSEAARAVLGQPDGYAWSVFDMRIADIARQFADFKKAESQGALIWAETIGALEQKCGFPEGSLTSAVTDIPSKGEDAFSRKWTGQHLKPPFCAVKVTGALFHTQGGLDIDPSSARVRKIASGTFENLYATGGAAVGVSGTSDSGYLSGNGLLAASVLGWITSGG, from the coding sequence ATGGCACGTCCTGATATCGCCGCACCGCTGGCCGAGTACGATGTGGATGTGGGTACGCTGATCATAGGCGCTGGTGCGGCAGGGATGATTGCGGCATTGCGCGCGCACGAAGCAGGCCATGATGTTTTATTGATCGAAGCAGACCCGCTGCCCTCCGGCTCGACCGCTTTGAGTGCAGGTTTAATCCCCGCTGCGGGTACAAAACTGCAACTCGCCGCAGGGATCCAGGATAATCCGGTAATGTTTGCGGCGGATATCCAGCACAAGGCCCATGATGAGAACGAGCAAGCGCTGGTTGACGTGCTGGCCCAAAACGCAGCCTCTGTCATTGACTGGCTGGTTGAAACGCACGGGCTTTCTTTTTCTGTTGTCGAGGATTTTGATTATCCCGGCCATTCACGTCGCCGCATGCACGGGCTGCCGACCAGATCCGGGGCAGAGCTGATTGACGCGCTGCGCGGTAGGATCGAGCATCTGGGCATACCGCTGATCTGCGAACGGCGCGCCGTGACGCTCTATGCCAAGGAAGCGCACATTCACGGTGTGCAGGTTTTGCGCCCGGACGGTGCCACCGAGACGATTGGTGCAAACCGTGTCATTCTGGCCTGCAACGGCTTTGGTGGAAACCGCGAAATGGTCACCAGCTATATGCCGGAAATCGACAGCGGCCTGTGGTTCGGACACGACGGCAACAATGGTGATGCTATCTCGTGGGGGCAAAAGCTAGGGGCAGCGACGCGGCATTTGGGTGCCTATCAGGGGCACGGTAATGTCGCCCATCCACACGGTATTCTCATAACGTGGGCGGTGATTTCCGAAGGTGGATTCCAGGTCAACCGTCATGGCAACCGGTTCTGGAACGAGGCGCAAGGCTATTCCGAGGCCGCGCGTGCGGTTCTGGGCCAGCCAGACGGATACGCTTGGTCTGTATTTGACATGCGCATTGCAGACATTGCGCGCCAGTTTGCCGATTTCAAAAAAGCCGAAAGCCAAGGGGCCTTGATCTGGGCCGAGACGATTGGCGCGCTAGAGCAGAAATGCGGATTTCCCGAGGGCAGCCTTACTTCAGCGGTCACTGACATTCCTTCGAAGGGTGAGGATGCGTTTAGTCGGAAATGGACGGGACAGCACCTCAAGCCACCATTTTGTGCGGTCAAAGTGACAGGGGCGCTGTTTCACACCCAAGGGGGGCTTGATATCGATCCTTCCAGTGCACGCGTCCGAAAGATAGCGTCTGGTACATTTGAAAACCTGTACGCAACGGGCGGTGCTGCTGTTGGCGTTTCCGGGACATCTGACAGCGGCTATTTGTCGGGCAACGGATTGCTTGCCGCGAGCGTTCTGGGATGGATCACAAGCGGCGGCTAG
- a CDS encoding DUF4440 domain-containing protein, giving the protein MPILELRVLEGYTENDKSRMGHVLTDAIRMVVPAPPEAVTVMIHEMPHTSYMRGREHRVPAPALPDPVNVARTFLSAMEARDLEAAQKMLGPDFTMTFPGAPQMHSLDALIQWAAPRYRFVTKTYDGFDALQSPAEHAIVYCRGSLSGEWPDGTSFEGIRFIDRFEITAGLLTRQDVWNDIAEHKVKT; this is encoded by the coding sequence ATGCCGATACTCGAGCTTCGTGTGCTTGAAGGGTACACCGAAAACGACAAAAGCCGGATGGGCCACGTGCTCACAGATGCCATCAGAATGGTTGTCCCTGCGCCTCCCGAGGCCGTGACGGTGATGATCCACGAGATGCCTCACACGTCTTATATGCGAGGACGCGAGCACCGCGTACCTGCCCCGGCCCTGCCCGATCCGGTGAATGTGGCCCGCACTTTTCTCAGCGCGATGGAGGCCCGCGATCTAGAGGCTGCGCAGAAAATGCTCGGGCCCGACTTTACCATGACATTTCCCGGCGCACCGCAGATGCACAGTCTGGATGCGCTGATACAGTGGGCAGCACCGCGCTACCGCTTTGTCACAAAGACCTATGACGGATTTGATGCGCTGCAATCACCGGCTGAACACGCAATCGTTTACTGTCGCGGAAGCCTCAGTGGCGAATGGCCGGACGGCACGTCCTTTGAGGGTATCAGATTTATTGACCGCTTCGAGATAACGGCGGGACTGCTCACGCGGCAGGACGTCTGGAACGACATAGCTGAGCATAAGGTGAAGACATGA
- the cls gene encoding cardiolipin synthase yields the protein MNFQAGLVLFLLLEVAAVYCVVLAVRHARTPQGSVAWVVFLTATPFLALPVFLFLGNFKFSGYLTARRDSDEVITGLKDFKKRYPPNLTENTQSYDALEKIGDMPVVSGNDLELLIDGEKTFDAIFGAIAAAQKYVLVQSYIINDDKIGGRLRDTLIERAQNGVKVRLIYDAVGCAKLPKSYLAALSQGGVEVMNAHAKGGPKSRFQINFRNHRKTVVVDGSVGFTGGLNMGDEYMGENPKFGLWRDTHARLTGPIVLQLQLIFAEDWHWATHENLTNELDWEVTNSEADKDGVILATGPGDSFDTGSLYFCDLINSATERLWIASPYFVPENDILTSLKLAAMRGVDVKVLTPEVVDHKIPWLAALAYFDEIMEAGVEVWRYDEGFMHQKVVLVDDRVSSVGTTNLDNRSCRLNFEETAIVFDKETAAETAAMFEDDFTRSFRLTQTLKDRNFRQRNGAPFARLFSPLL from the coding sequence ATGAATTTTCAAGCTGGCCTTGTCCTATTTCTCCTTCTGGAAGTAGCTGCGGTTTACTGTGTTGTTCTCGCGGTGCGCCATGCCCGCACCCCACAGGGATCGGTCGCTTGGGTCGTGTTCCTGACGGCAACACCTTTTCTGGCCTTGCCCGTTTTTCTTTTCCTTGGAAATTTTAAATTTAGTGGCTACCTGACGGCGCGGCGGGACAGCGATGAAGTCATAACTGGACTGAAGGATTTCAAGAAACGATATCCACCGAACCTCACAGAAAACACACAGAGTTATGATGCTTTGGAAAAGATCGGTGATATGCCGGTTGTTTCGGGAAATGATCTGGAGTTGCTGATTGATGGTGAAAAAACATTTGATGCGATTTTCGGCGCGATAGCCGCGGCGCAAAAATACGTATTGGTGCAGTCTTACATCATCAACGATGACAAGATCGGTGGTCGTTTGCGCGATACGCTGATCGAACGTGCGCAAAACGGCGTCAAGGTGCGCCTGATCTACGATGCTGTGGGATGTGCAAAGCTGCCCAAGAGTTATCTGGCAGCACTGTCTCAAGGTGGCGTTGAGGTTATGAACGCACATGCGAAAGGTGGGCCAAAAAGCAGATTTCAGATCAATTTCCGGAACCATCGGAAGACGGTAGTGGTAGATGGTAGTGTCGGATTCACCGGCGGCCTCAACATGGGCGACGAATACATGGGCGAGAACCCAAAATTTGGGCTTTGGCGGGATACCCATGCTCGCCTTACCGGCCCCATCGTTTTGCAACTCCAATTGATCTTTGCTGAAGACTGGCATTGGGCAACGCATGAGAACCTGACCAATGAATTGGACTGGGAAGTCACGAACAGCGAAGCAGACAAGGACGGCGTAATTCTGGCAACTGGACCGGGGGATAGTTTCGACACCGGTAGCCTCTATTTCTGCGACTTGATCAACTCAGCAACGGAGCGTCTGTGGATTGCCTCGCCATACTTCGTGCCAGAAAACGATATCCTAACGTCTCTAAAACTCGCGGCTATGCGTGGTGTTGACGTAAAGGTGCTCACACCGGAAGTCGTCGATCATAAAATACCATGGCTTGCCGCACTAGCTTATTTTGATGAAATTATGGAAGCTGGCGTCGAAGTTTGGCGTTACGACGAAGGCTTCATGCATCAGAAGGTCGTTCTGGTCGATGACAGAGTTTCTTCTGTTGGGACCACAAATCTCGACAACCGTTCTTGTCGATTGAACTTTGAAGAAACGGCGATCGTCTTTGACAAGGAGACAGCGGCTGAAACTGCAGCGATGTTCGAGGATGATTTCACCAGATCGTTCCGTTTGACTCAGACGCTCAAAGATCGAAACTTCCGTCAACGGAATGGTGCGCCTTTTGCTCGGTTGTTCAGCCCTCTGCTGTGA
- a CDS encoding endonuclease/exonuclease/phosphatase family protein, whose amino-acid sequence MKGPQASTKTLKTELVGTLDGTDRLRLASYNIRKSVGLDYRRDPGRILDIINRLDADVVALQEVDKRLGERPASIDRAFLEANSDFQIAELAQNTVSLGWHGNAVLVRKGLTIHEVDQLELPGLEPRGAVRVDIGDANKRVSVIGVHLGLLRPYRRAQLAKIRAHLERNEISDAVIMGDFNEWSATVGLEPLEDKFDIVSPGKSFHSARPLAGLDRFALSHRLELLDAGVDQSDRTKIASDHLPIWSDIRLDWS is encoded by the coding sequence ATGAAGGGGCCCCAGGCGTCTACGAAAACCCTCAAAACGGAGTTGGTCGGAACCTTGGACGGCACGGATCGACTGAGATTGGCAAGCTACAATATCCGAAAGTCCGTAGGGCTCGACTATCGTCGTGACCCGGGTCGAATTCTTGACATCATCAATCGGTTGGACGCTGACGTCGTTGCGCTTCAGGAAGTAGACAAGCGTCTAGGAGAACGACCTGCTTCCATCGACAGGGCTTTTCTAGAAGCCAACTCGGATTTCCAAATTGCAGAACTTGCCCAAAATACGGTGAGCCTTGGTTGGCACGGCAATGCTGTTCTCGTGCGCAAGGGTTTGACCATTCATGAAGTTGATCAATTGGAATTGCCCGGACTGGAACCCAGAGGAGCTGTTCGCGTTGATATTGGCGACGCGAACAAACGGGTATCTGTTATCGGGGTGCACCTCGGACTTTTGCGGCCGTATCGCCGAGCTCAGCTTGCGAAAATCAGGGCGCACCTTGAGCGGAATGAAATTTCTGATGCGGTTATTATGGGCGATTTCAACGAATGGTCGGCAACTGTGGGGCTCGAACCTCTTGAAGACAAATTTGATATCGTGAGCCCAGGAAAATCCTTTCACAGCGCCCGCCCGTTGGCTGGGCTTGATCGTTTTGCGTTGAGCCACCGGCTGGAGCTTCTGGATGCAGGCGTTGATCAAAGCGACCGTACGAAGATTGCATCGGACCATCTGCCTATCTGGAGCGACATACGGTTAGATTGGAGCTAA
- a CDS encoding hydantoinase/oxoprolinase family protein: MSKMIGVDVGGTFTDIFVLDEATGLAEVAKVPTSRPDQSVGFLSGIGARVDNLADVSVIVHGTTAGTNALLERKGAKIGVITTQGLRDVLEMRRRDRPRTWGLRGDFIPIVDRAQRLEVPERTLADGTVRLPVDLGAVRAAAKQLIADDCLAVAVLFANAYANPENEVLAVAAVRGIWPNAHVSCSSEILPEIREFERFSTTALNAYLQPEVSGYLARLETALKGDGFEGEFMIVQSNGGVMDVETATKVPVRTALSGPAAGVVAAGYIAQAAGFPNVITGDMGGTSFDVSLIAKGQSMLSPQTSIDFGMVVRSPMIEITTIGAGGGSIAWVDKGGLLNIGPESAGSTPGPVAYGQGNTRPTVTDANVVLGRIDPENPIGGKLKRLEVEAAATAILEHVGAPLGLDALAAAEAILRVANSRMAGALRLVSVERGFDPKRFAFMPFGGGGALHAGAMLDEVGLARAIVPRYPGVTSAMGCVIADMRQDFVQTVNTMLDDIDTASLGDHMQRHVDQGLATLEASRTTFEARETSFTLDMAYLGQTHTVSVPLSVLVRDGIVTAPDETTIGEAFDAAYVATYGRLLNGGVRRVINLRSAVTGKRPRFDLSTLAPRGGTVEGALRGTRQVYFGGKWHETKIYARLELPVGAVISGPAILEQPDTTVLIEPDLAGRVDDFGNTVIERTAS, encoded by the coding sequence ATGAGCAAGATGATCGGCGTCGATGTCGGCGGTACATTTACAGATATCTTCGTATTGGATGAGGCCACTGGTTTGGCAGAAGTGGCAAAAGTGCCGACATCGCGCCCTGACCAGTCGGTGGGGTTCCTCAGCGGGATCGGTGCGCGGGTGGATAATCTGGCCGATGTTTCGGTTATCGTGCATGGTACAACGGCTGGTACTAACGCGCTGTTGGAGCGTAAAGGTGCAAAAATCGGTGTGATCACCACGCAAGGTCTGCGCGATGTGCTGGAAATGCGCCGCCGCGACCGTCCGCGCACATGGGGGCTGCGCGGTGATTTCATCCCGATCGTGGACCGCGCGCAGCGGTTGGAGGTGCCCGAGCGTACCTTGGCCGATGGCACTGTGCGCTTGCCTGTTGATCTGGGTGCCGTGCGCGCGGCGGCAAAGCAACTGATTGCGGATGATTGTCTGGCAGTGGCGGTGCTTTTTGCAAATGCCTATGCAAACCCCGAAAACGAAGTACTGGCAGTCGCGGCTGTCCGTGGAATATGGCCAAACGCGCATGTGTCGTGCTCCTCCGAGATCCTGCCAGAAATTCGCGAATTCGAGCGGTTCTCGACCACAGCGCTGAATGCATATCTCCAACCCGAAGTGTCAGGATATCTGGCCCGTCTTGAAACTGCCCTCAAAGGTGACGGATTTGAGGGGGAGTTCATGATTGTGCAGTCTAACGGCGGCGTCATGGATGTAGAGACCGCAACTAAAGTACCCGTGCGTACGGCCTTGTCCGGTCCTGCGGCGGGTGTCGTTGCGGCAGGTTACATCGCGCAGGCTGCAGGCTTTCCCAATGTGATCACCGGCGATATGGGCGGCACGTCATTTGATGTCTCGCTGATCGCCAAGGGTCAAAGCATGCTCAGCCCACAAACTTCGATTGATTTCGGGATGGTTGTGCGGTCGCCAATGATCGAGATTACGACCATTGGTGCGGGTGGTGGCTCTATCGCGTGGGTTGATAAGGGTGGGTTACTCAACATCGGACCAGAGAGTGCGGGTTCAACGCCCGGCCCAGTGGCCTACGGCCAAGGCAACACGCGGCCCACGGTAACGGACGCCAATGTGGTACTGGGTCGAATTGACCCAGAAAACCCCATCGGTGGAAAGCTAAAACGGCTGGAAGTCGAGGCCGCGGCAACCGCTATTCTGGAGCATGTCGGCGCGCCATTGGGTCTGGATGCCCTCGCCGCTGCCGAGGCCATACTGCGTGTCGCCAACAGCCGCATGGCAGGTGCGCTGCGCCTTGTCTCGGTCGAGCGCGGATTTGATCCCAAACGCTTTGCCTTTATGCCCTTCGGGGGCGGTGGCGCGCTTCATGCGGGTGCCATGCTGGATGAGGTCGGACTGGCCCGTGCAATTGTGCCGCGCTACCCCGGTGTGACCTCTGCCATGGGCTGTGTGATTGCAGATATGCGACAGGATTTTGTGCAAACCGTCAACACAATGCTGGACGACATAGACACGGCATCACTTGGAGATCATATGCAGCGCCATGTGGATCAGGGCCTTGCCACGCTGGAGGCGTCACGCACGACTTTTGAGGCACGAGAGACATCCTTCACGCTTGATATGGCTTATCTTGGCCAGACACATACCGTCAGTGTCCCCCTCTCGGTTTTGGTGCGCGACGGAATCGTTACTGCACCCGATGAGACCACGATTGGCGAAGCATTTGATGCCGCATATGTTGCGACCTATGGGCGCTTGCTCAATGGCGGCGTGCGGCGGGTCATCAACCTGCGCTCTGCCGTCACGGGCAAGCGGCCCCGCTTTGACCTGTCCACACTCGCCCCGCGCGGTGGCACGGTAGAGGGAGCGCTGCGCGGCACACGGCAGGTGTACTTTGGCGGCAAATGGCACGAGACGAAAATTTACGCACGGCTTGAACTGCCTGTTGGTGCGGTGATTTCAGGCCCAGCTATTCTGGAGCAACCAGACACAACTGTCCTGATCGAGCCGGATCTCGCCGGCCGCGTTGATGACTTTGGCAATACAGTGATTGAAAGGACCGCATCATGA
- a CDS encoding GntR family transcriptional regulator — MSAKLGDASVSSLPEGGKSRRVYLQLLDGITRGTYANGAILPGEQKLAALLDVSRVTLRRALDALEGEGLIDRRAGVGTRVRATAERPSMAADFTTLMPQVVQMGHETTARLISFSYSLPPAAVADAMKISRTTNVQAAVRLRLIEGQPFSHLTTYVPEDIAQNYSESELATTPLFSLLERSGVEVETADQSVSATLASPEVAGHLGLSVGAPLLMLDRVVRDANGRGVEYLAALYRPDMFKLEMTLSRVGAGDARHWEPVVKPGRPEAAE, encoded by the coding sequence ATGTCTGCGAAACTTGGCGATGCATCAGTGAGCAGCCTTCCGGAGGGGGGCAAGTCGCGGCGCGTCTACTTGCAATTGCTCGATGGCATCACCCGTGGCACATACGCGAACGGTGCTATTTTACCTGGGGAGCAGAAGTTGGCGGCCCTTCTGGATGTGTCGCGTGTTACCTTGCGGCGTGCGCTTGATGCGTTGGAGGGGGAAGGGCTGATTGATCGCCGTGCCGGTGTCGGGACGCGGGTGCGCGCAACGGCAGAGCGCCCTTCTATGGCTGCGGACTTTACTACCCTAATGCCTCAAGTGGTCCAAATGGGGCACGAGACAACAGCGCGGCTGATATCGTTCAGCTACAGTTTGCCGCCCGCTGCAGTTGCGGACGCCATGAAGATATCGCGGACCACAAATGTTCAGGCGGCCGTGCGGTTGCGATTGATCGAGGGGCAGCCGTTTTCACACCTGACGACTTATGTTCCCGAAGATATAGCACAAAATTATTCGGAATCAGAGCTGGCTACGACACCCCTTTTCAGTTTGCTGGAGCGGTCGGGTGTTGAAGTCGAGACAGCTGATCAAAGCGTCAGTGCGACATTGGCATCACCAGAGGTAGCAGGTCATTTGGGTCTGAGCGTGGGTGCGCCATTGCTGATGCTTGACCGTGTGGTGCGCGATGCCAACGGCAGGGGGGTGGAGTATCTCGCGGCACTTTACCGGCCTGATATGTTCAAGTTGGAAATGACGCTCAGCCGTGTGGGCGCAGGGGATGCCCGCCATTGGGAGCCTGTTGTAAAACCGGGCCGTCCGGAGGCTGCTGAATGA
- a CDS encoding hydantoinase B/oxoprolinase family protein — translation MSATIDPVTLAVLAGRMEQIADEMDATLFRAAFNPIIAEAHDASHGLYHAVSGDTLVQGKSGLPIFVGVMSFAVKAVIDKAAENCDLKDGDIYIFNDAHIGGTHLSDMRLVRPYYHEGKLFCYLASVGHWHDVGGAVPGNYNPAATDAFQEAFVLPPVRLAKGGVIQTDIVDILMRNTRLPQSAQGDLNGQLGALDLGVRRMDELLGEYGAGTVRDGLDALQDSAETLMRAELTTLPDGRWTATDYLDNDGITDVPLPITVALEISGDTMTLDFEGTAPRCAGPVNIALPTAVATAYVAIKHIFPALPANAGVMRPITVKIPEGSLLSAPFPAPVGGYTETILRMIDVIFAAAAGAAPERVVANAYGTINALSISGTRENGKPWVMFSFYGGGHGGAIDGDGLNHGNAPISTATIPPMEILESAYPVMFKQWALRPDSAGAGTHRGGMGAVYEIEVLEGNGATAFLFGERGRYAPTGVAGGGDAALNVFSYEQADGWHHPNMASKMVGIKLEQGQSVRLETPGGGGYGPASKRAPAAVARDVAAGLVSAKKASETYGTAWQEEVP, via the coding sequence ATGAGCGCCACTATTGATCCCGTAACACTGGCCGTTTTGGCGGGCCGGATGGAGCAGATTGCCGATGAGATGGACGCGACCCTATTTCGCGCCGCTTTTAACCCCATTATCGCAGAGGCGCATGACGCCTCGCATGGCCTGTACCACGCCGTGTCCGGCGACACGTTGGTGCAGGGCAAATCCGGCCTTCCCATTTTTGTCGGCGTCATGAGTTTTGCCGTGAAAGCCGTGATCGACAAGGCAGCCGAGAATTGCGACCTCAAAGACGGCGACATCTATATCTTCAACGATGCCCATATAGGCGGCACACACCTGAGCGACATGCGCCTTGTTAGGCCCTACTATCACGAGGGCAAGCTGTTCTGCTATCTGGCCTCAGTCGGGCATTGGCATGATGTGGGTGGTGCGGTGCCCGGAAACTATAATCCCGCGGCGACAGACGCATTCCAAGAGGCATTTGTCCTGCCGCCAGTTCGACTGGCAAAGGGCGGCGTGATCCAGACCGACATTGTCGACATTCTGATGCGCAACACACGCCTGCCTCAGTCGGCGCAGGGTGATCTGAACGGGCAACTGGGTGCGCTTGATCTGGGCGTGCGCCGGATGGACGAGCTGCTGGGCGAATACGGTGCGGGGACTGTTCGCGACGGCCTCGACGCGCTGCAAGACAGCGCCGAGACGCTGATGCGCGCCGAGTTGACAACCTTGCCTGATGGACGCTGGACGGCCACAGATTACCTCGACAACGATGGCATTACGGATGTGCCTTTGCCCATCACTGTCGCGCTGGAGATTTCCGGCGATACGATGACTCTGGATTTTGAGGGAACAGCGCCACGCTGCGCAGGGCCGGTGAACATCGCGCTGCCGACAGCCGTTGCAACGGCCTATGTGGCGATCAAGCATATATTCCCTGCCCTGCCTGCCAATGCTGGCGTGATGCGGCCTATCACGGTTAAAATTCCCGAAGGATCGCTTTTATCAGCGCCCTTCCCTGCGCCCGTTGGTGGCTACACCGAGACGATTCTGCGCATGATTGACGTGATTTTCGCGGCTGCCGCTGGTGCAGCTCCCGAACGCGTTGTTGCAAATGCCTATGGAACTATAAACGCGCTGTCGATTTCTGGAACGCGCGAAAACGGCAAGCCGTGGGTAATGTTCAGCTTTTACGGCGGCGGGCATGGCGGTGCAATTGACGGTGACGGGTTGAACCACGGCAATGCACCGATCTCGACAGCGACCATACCGCCGATGGAAATCCTCGAATCCGCCTATCCTGTGATGTTCAAGCAATGGGCTTTGCGACCTGACAGTGCGGGCGCTGGCACGCACCGCGGCGGAATGGGAGCGGTCTACGAGATCGAAGTGCTGGAAGGCAACGGCGCAACGGCGTTTCTGTTTGGCGAGCGTGGCCGCTATGCGCCGACGGGCGTCGCGGGGGGCGGTGACGCCGCGCTTAACGTGTTTAGCTATGAGCAGGCAGACGGGTGGCACCATCCGAACATGGCCTCCAAGATGGTTGGAATCAAGCTGGAACAAGGTCAATCCGTCCGGTTGGAGACACCCGGCGGCGGTGGCTATGGCCCTGCGTCAAAGCGTGCACCCGCAGCGGTGGCACGTGATGTGGCCGCAGGGTTGGTGTCAGCAAAAAAGGCGTCCGAGACATACGGCACCGCATGGCAGGAGGAAGTTCCATGA